caaagtgtttacgtaacattccctcatgaagtagagcctcCTGCTCTTAAAAAtcatccctttttctttgttttttactatttACATTTACGTAAGTCACAAccccaaggccaaataaataaagtttccgttgccggcctgcaaaaatctgtaaaaatcaCATAAACCCATGGAAtttcgtaaaaatggcgaccttcccatagatcttACATTTTTCCAGCTATTGTTGCTttgtgcatttgcaactcgccaaatcagcgattagcaaagctaagctgggtgcgaggcAAACTCCGAACCTGGTACCAAGAACACAGAGCAAGAGAGTTCCACATAAGtaatcttagcaaaattttgttttacaatcatgactgttcctaggaattaggaatagggatgcatgtattcactgagagaagacacccgccgtattagatttgttaatggatgcctttcaggataggtaattAGGAAATAATTAGTGCTggccattctttgcttcgaggaatagtgcgaaattcctgtgttaaaatctttgccatattttttgctttgaggaatagtgcgaaagaaattcctctgtgttaaactTTACTTCTCATTTCAGAATAGCGAGATTATTTAGGTGTGGACGAACTCCCCCATGGGataagatcagcttgcattgctgaaatactctctctcagtttagctaaaactcgaattaggttaggaaagcgaaatttgaactccgcttctagggaaaattacgaggtcatttttactgttaccCTATCATCCTGGGAAATTCCCCGAGTTACAGATGGTCTAGAAATAgatgggttcattcacacagagtctaaaaataactccagtgaGAGTCAGAcgacccccccctccccaccgcGTGTATGCcctcttttttcattcattcctgagTAGTTTGCTATTTTAGAACTGTCCCTACTCGAGCCACactcagtaaaaaatatttttggggggttttatcccgttagtaatttccaagtcctacaggcaaaccaaattccaagtcttgtgggactccactaaattctacatcgcacaaggtgagaatttctaattcctacgggaaaaccaaccagttcattagaacaatgccttaatttcacgctacagatGGCCAAGTCCGAgagtgacataaaatccagttacgtcttccggGATGCATAATAAAATTCGTTTGCCACAAACAACCATGTCTTACTCAGACAatcttaaattttaacaaagtcttctcagacttactgatcaattgtcttattcagatatCCATTCTCATTCAGTCTGagcaattgagtgtttcagattcttgcaatcaagtcttttcagacaacctgagtcttctcagacatttGATTCACTAGCGGgttcagtccatataaccattatttcaagatggttactgccagagcccaacaaaataaGGACTTCAAATTTTACATGTCctctggaaaggacatgggactatcagggcaagctctgagagactgggttcacgagagagtggacgatgccaaggcggaagaagaagccgagaggcaagagagggagaaagaaagaattgcccaggagaaaagagaggagttaGAAAGGCAAGAGAGGGAACTagaacggcaagagagagagaaagaaagaacagcccaggagaaaagagaggagttaggatggcaagagagagagaaagagagaatcgcccaggagaagagagaggagagggataGAGAGGAGCGAGAGCGGCAGCGCacccatgacctccagatgttagaacgacagaatgcAACTCCCCCTCCTGCggtgggaatgagtgccctcagccaagctcactcgttcatgccaaaatggacagaggccaAACCTGGAGTATGGATTGAGAGGGCCaaaagagtcctggagtgctgcaccctctccccacggaactctcccttgttctcactaaatttctgggagggaaggcactcgttgcctaccatgccctttcggcagaggataggggaaactgggaagccgtaggCCAAGCAGTTACCAAGGCATACAAGATTACCCCCGAGTGGTGGAGGgggcgttggagagagcagccaagagaagcaggccagacttggtccgattggacATACCATTTTGAGcgggcgttagcaaaatggctcaagTCGGAAGGAGCCACTAGTGCTGCCTAGGTactcgagaaatttaaatttgaacatTTCCTGCACTAAGCCCCTCCTGCCCTGGCCACTCAAGTAGTAGAAAAAGCCCCTGTAATGCTCACTGTGTGTtcccggatagcagacatgtgggagactcaccaccctcaggaaggatccacggggcagaagataaatcccccgcccctcttTGGAGGGTCAAATTCCCGtaagaatgggaactcgggcaagcccctaacttgccattattgcaaaaagGCAGGGCATTACTTTAATCAGTGCTGGAACAAGCAAACAGCGCCTCTTTCTCCCAGAAAACCACCCAATACCtcgcctgcaccctccacaggggcagtgtgaagagatttcagccaaaccttttgcacggcatgcaaggtttatggccactctccctcatgagTGAAATGCCCTAAAAATAATAAGTCCAATACTCCTGccatcgccttggccgtcacgaattccaagtccttgggccctcccgGTGAAGGTCCCATACATGTGGCCCCTCCCCGAGGCAGCACCCCACGCGCCAAGTCAAGGCATCCGATGACTCTGgcacgcaaatctccctcatacaaagggacagagttccctatggagctactGTCAATACACGAAAACTCATCACGattgagggagtaaatcaatttaaaatgatactccctacggtccaattgagagtcacaagacctcaccaatcaaaaatttgcaaccctgcagtagcaagctatcttcccggaggctacgacgtcatcctgggacaggactttcagtccccacagaaatcacgacaatccaggggtccacattccccaactcattcctcaggcaCAAGAAATCCTCCACTGCCTGTCCCCCAGTCAAGACTGGCACCCCCAGGGTGCCATAAGGATGTgaagttcctaccagtgccacctgagtacgatgtacagtggccccctcaatcgattcccgatccaattccagtgcccggccctgcctcagtgccagtgccacccaaatcagatctccctccaggagatgccaaatcactgccagtgccacttccATGCACCGAGCAGTGTCAAACTCCATCTGTCCTGACCGACAAGCACAAGAAACCAGTagtagtgcctgaccctgccttagtgccagcgccagagcacacccccgatctccattcaagggatccaactcaggaccccctcttctcctggcctggcaccgctaccagcgtcggtaagagagacagttcctctcgaccacagcggaagttcacctaaaggtgcagcctcgcagcctgtgcctgagctggtcattgatacctgtgaGCCATCCACACCCCCGCCAACCGTTACCGCTCTCTCGCCGGCTGCCACAGATACACTTGTGAGTCGTGATTCTGCCCCGCCTcgctgggccgatgaactctgcgagctGCAAAAATTAATAGCCGAGCTGGCGAATaaaactcctgcatcagctgtcgcagcagctggcccaggtggcactccatgccgccctccggtcttgGGCCCTCTGATTCCCCGGCTGAGGACGAgtgtccaagtaggagaggttcgcaGCAGAAATACCACAGGcatgggaaattccaggtaggcTACAAACAGCTCTAGagctcctggcacctgtgccacccctTCTTTTGAaagtcttggcacctctaatccagaagaggatgtcaaggccctccactatcttcttccgttcctctggaacttctatcccttatcattctctattaatcttttcttaaattatcgccaca
The sequence above is drawn from the Macrobrachium rosenbergii isolate ZJJX-2024 chromosome 15, ASM4041242v1, whole genome shotgun sequence genome and encodes:
- the LOC136846284 gene encoding uncharacterized protein, with the translated sequence MWETHHPQEGSTGQKINPPPLFGGSNSRKNGNSGKPLTCHYCKKAGHYFNQCWNKQTAPLSPRKPPNTSPAPSTGAVGPHSPTHSSGTRNPPLPVPQSRLAPPGCHKDVKFLPVPPDGSSPKGAASQPVPELVIDTCEPSTPPPTVTALSPAATDTLVSRDSAPPRWADELCELQKLIAELANKTPASAVAAAGPGGTPCRPPVLGPLIPRLRTSVQVGEVRSRNTTGMGNSSALCFIYSLYSGGQYSTQLPFTPCYRNPALIAFKTCPWTKIRVSNACCV